From one Flavobacterium sp. N502536 genomic stretch:
- a CDS encoding SIR2 family NAD-dependent protein deacylase: protein MKKKLVVLTGAGISAESGIKTFRDSDGLWEGHDVMEVATPEGWRKNQELVLDFYNKRRQQLKEVEPNAGHKILAELEQDFDVHIITQNVDDLHERAGSTKVLHLHGELLKVRSTQNQNIILDWTEDLHTGDTDQNGHQLRPHIVWFGEAVPALEEAIEITETADYFAVIGTSLQVYPAAGLISYTYSVTPVFYIDPNPIAIPNIQNKVEVIAEVASNGVAALRDRLKAAL from the coding sequence ATGAAAAAGAAGTTAGTTGTTTTAACCGGAGCCGGAATTAGTGCCGAAAGTGGAATCAAAACTTTTCGCGACAGCGATGGCTTATGGGAAGGCCATGATGTAATGGAGGTGGCTACTCCTGAAGGCTGGAGAAAAAATCAGGAATTGGTTCTCGACTTTTACAACAAAAGGCGTCAGCAACTTAAAGAAGTAGAACCCAATGCCGGGCATAAAATTCTGGCCGAATTAGAGCAGGATTTTGATGTGCACATTATCACTCAGAACGTAGACGATTTGCACGAACGCGCCGGAAGTACAAAAGTGCTGCATTTGCATGGAGAATTACTAAAGGTACGAAGCACTCAAAACCAAAATATAATTTTAGACTGGACAGAGGATTTACATACCGGCGACACAGACCAAAACGGACATCAGTTACGCCCCCATATTGTATGGTTTGGCGAAGCTGTTCCGGCACTTGAAGAAGCAATTGAAATTACCGAAACAGCAGATTATTTTGCAGTCATTGGAACGTCGTTACAGGTATATCCCGCAGCAGGATTAATTTCATACACCTATTCGGTTACTCCCGTTTTTTATATTGACCCAAATCCAATTGCGATTCCGAATATTCAGAACAAAGTGGAAGTAATTGCCGAAGTAGCATCAAATGGTGTGGCGGCTCTCAGAGATCGCTTAAAAGCTGCACTCTAG
- a CDS encoding cation:proton antiporter translates to MIALNAAAETTHHLQPLISDLGLILLTAGIAVLLFRLIKQPLVLGYLIAGFLAGNHFDFFPTITEMKSVEVWAEIGVIILLFSLGLEFSFKKLMKVGGTASITAITQIITMVVIGYMVGRWMGWAQMDSIFLGVILSISSTTIILKTFDELGVKAQKFAGIVIGSLIVQDLVAILMMVLLSTIAVSQQFSGGELMMSVLKLIFFLTVWFLGGIFFIPTLLKKAKHLLTDEMLLIISLALCLTMVSFAANVGFSPALGAFIMGSIIAETTQAEHIEHLIKPVKDLFGAIFFVSVGMLIDPKMLYTHALPVAILTFVTIIGQSVSSTIGALLAGQPLKQSVQTGMSLSQIGEFSFIIATLGMTLNVTSSFLYPVVVAVSAITTFTTPFMVKYAVPFSDFLERKLPRKWVKNINRYSVNAQAIKSVSTWQKVLNAYIIQIVLHTIVIAAIILLSVKFVAPLVVETRFGNALAALITLVIIAPFLWALSLRRVAVEEVDTLWEERKYRGAILMLILIRMSLGLFLIGFLLNIFFSPLVALIALVVAVVVYQIFPKKLNEQYHKIENHFLKNLHDRENKKIDRRYANLMPWDGHMSFFDIGTESNLVGKTLEELRIRESMGINIAYIKRGDITIPIPTKNERLFPGDEICVIGTDAQVTEFNKYLNQNEIEAPANVEESEVVLRQLEISNEDFIQKSIGQFRGKTGGLVVGIERNGNRILNPESRLILEKNDIIWVVGDKKRMSDLLK, encoded by the coding sequence ATGATCGCCTTAAATGCCGCTGCAGAAACTACCCACCATTTACAACCCTTAATTAGCGACTTAGGTCTAATCCTGCTGACTGCAGGAATTGCTGTTTTATTATTTAGATTAATCAAACAGCCCTTAGTTTTAGGGTATTTAATTGCCGGTTTTCTGGCCGGAAATCATTTTGATTTCTTCCCTACCATTACCGAGATGAAAAGTGTTGAAGTCTGGGCAGAAATTGGTGTAATCATCTTATTATTTAGCTTAGGTCTCGAATTTAGTTTTAAAAAGCTAATGAAAGTCGGCGGGACAGCCTCTATAACAGCCATTACCCAAATTATCACCATGGTCGTCATTGGTTATATGGTCGGGCGTTGGATGGGCTGGGCACAAATGGACAGCATCTTTTTAGGAGTCATACTCTCTATTTCCTCCACAACCATTATTTTAAAAACTTTTGATGAACTGGGTGTAAAAGCTCAAAAATTTGCCGGAATCGTAATCGGGTCTTTAATTGTACAGGATCTTGTCGCTATTTTGATGATGGTATTGTTGTCTACTATTGCAGTAAGCCAGCAGTTTTCGGGAGGCGAATTGATGATGTCTGTCTTGAAACTGATTTTCTTCCTTACCGTATGGTTTCTTGGAGGTATCTTTTTTATCCCAACATTGCTTAAAAAAGCCAAACATTTACTGACTGACGAAATGCTGCTGATTATTTCGCTAGCCCTTTGTTTAACGATGGTGAGTTTTGCTGCAAACGTAGGTTTTTCACCAGCATTGGGTGCTTTTATCATGGGTTCTATTATTGCCGAAACCACACAGGCAGAACATATTGAACACCTTATTAAACCTGTAAAAGATTTATTTGGGGCTATTTTCTTTGTATCAGTTGGTATGCTTATCGACCCTAAAATGTTATACACACATGCGTTGCCTGTCGCCATTTTAACTTTTGTGACCATCATTGGTCAATCGGTAAGTTCAACTATTGGAGCGTTACTGGCCGGTCAGCCTTTAAAACAATCGGTACAAACGGGAATGAGTTTGTCGCAAATTGGGGAGTTCTCGTTTATCATTGCTACTTTGGGAATGACGCTGAACGTAACAAGTTCCTTTTTATATCCTGTAGTTGTTGCAGTTTCGGCCATCACCACTTTTACAACGCCATTTATGGTAAAATATGCCGTGCCGTTTTCTGATTTCCTGGAACGAAAACTTCCTCGAAAATGGGTTAAAAACATCAACCGTTATAGTGTCAATGCTCAGGCCATAAAATCAGTCAGTACTTGGCAAAAAGTACTGAATGCCTATATCATTCAAATCGTTTTACACACTATTGTTATCGCAGCCATCATTTTATTATCTGTAAAATTTGTTGCGCCTTTGGTGGTAGAAACAAGATTCGGAAATGCATTGGCAGCCCTTATTACTCTGGTCATTATTGCTCCGTTTTTATGGGCACTTTCCCTTCGAAGAGTTGCGGTAGAAGAAGTGGATACTTTATGGGAAGAACGCAAATACCGTGGCGCCATTTTAATGTTGATTCTGATTAGAATGAGTCTTGGACTGTTCTTAATTGGATTCTTGCTAAACATTTTCTTCTCTCCTTTAGTTGCCCTGATTGCCTTAGTAGTTGCCGTAGTAGTTTACCAAATATTCCCTAAAAAACTAAACGAGCAATATCATAAAATTGAAAATCACTTTCTTAAGAATTTACACGATCGTGAAAACAAAAAAATCGACAGACGTTATGCTAATTTAATGCCGTGGGACGGTCACATGTCATTTTTTGATATTGGAACCGAATCAAATTTAGTAGGCAAAACCCTTGAAGAATTGCGTATTAGAGAATCAATGGGAATCAATATTGCTTATATCAAACGAGGAGATATCACGATTCCTATTCCGACTAAAAACGAACGTCTGTTTCCTGGTGATGAAATTTGCGTTATTGGTACAGATGCCCAGGTTACTGAATTCAATAAATATCTCAACCAAAACGAAATTGAAGCTCCTGCAAACGTAGAAGAATCTGAAGTTGTACTGCGCCAACTGGAGATTTCCAATGAGGATTTTATTCAGAAAAGTATCGGACAATTTAGAGGAAAAACCGGTGGACTTGTTGTGGGGATTGAAAGAAACGGTAATCGTATTTTAAATCCGGAATCTCGCTTAATTCTGGAAAAAAATGACATCATCTGGGTCGTTGGTGATAAAAAACGAATGTCAGATTTATTAAAGTAA
- a CDS encoding chitinase, producing MADIKVVIERKGWFQKITRTKKSTNETKVIKEDADFSASWNTTAIVKQEVDYADFIRSGSLEVRKRELAAFLANISHETTGGWSTAPGGAYSWGLHFREEVGYDSNSTTGYRDENNKDYPPVAGKSYHGRGPIQLSWNYNYGQISEFLYEDKNILLKNPENVAKDAVLAFQTAIWFWMTPQAPKPSCHAVMVGKWVPAQEDINEGRKPGFGATINIINGALECNKADNDKTQSRRGFYQRYLTVLNTSDPNCECQCDKMQPFR from the coding sequence ATGGCCGATATAAAGGTTGTGATCGAAAGAAAAGGATGGTTTCAGAAAATAACCCGTACTAAAAAATCTACTAATGAGACCAAAGTGATTAAAGAAGATGCTGATTTCAGTGCTTCCTGGAATACTACCGCTATAGTGAAACAAGAAGTTGATTATGCAGATTTTATAAGAAGTGGTTCTTTGGAAGTTCGTAAAAGAGAACTAGCTGCTTTTTTGGCCAATATATCTCATGAAACTACAGGAGGCTGGTCGACAGCACCCGGAGGAGCTTATTCATGGGGTTTACACTTTCGTGAAGAGGTAGGGTATGATAGTAATAGCACCACGGGTTATAGAGACGAGAATAACAAGGATTATCCTCCGGTTGCCGGGAAGTCCTATCACGGTCGAGGGCCAATACAGTTGAGCTGGAACTACAATTATGGGCAGATAAGTGAGTTTTTATACGAAGATAAAAACATATTGCTTAAAAATCCTGAAAATGTAGCCAAAGATGCTGTTTTGGCGTTCCAGACTGCAATATGGTTTTGGATGACCCCACAGGCTCCTAAACCTTCGTGTCATGCCGTGATGGTTGGTAAGTGGGTGCCTGCCCAAGAAGATATTAATGAGGGGCGTAAACCAGGTTTCGGAGCTACGATTAATATTATCAATGGTGCTTTGGAGTGCAATAAAGCTGATAATGACAAAACACAATCCAGAAGAGGTTTTTATCAAAGATATTTAACCGTTCTCAATACCAGTGATCCAAATTGTGAATGTCAATGTGATAAAATGCAGCCGTTTAGATAA
- a CDS encoding peroxiredoxin, with product MSTLRLGDIAPDFHAETTEGPIKFHEWLGDSWGVLFSHPSDFTPVCTTELGTVANYLPEFTKRNTKVIALSVDGLESHLEWIKDINETQNTTVNFPIIADEDKRIATLYDMLHPNASDKFTVRSVFVIGADKKIKLTLTYPASTGRNFDELLRVIDSLQLTANYSVATPANWKDGEDVVITPAVPDSDIPAKFPKGYTPIKPYLRITPQPNK from the coding sequence ATGTCAACATTAAGATTAGGAGATATTGCTCCGGATTTTCATGCAGAAACAACCGAAGGACCAATTAAATTTCATGAATGGTTGGGAGATTCCTGGGGTGTTTTATTCTCGCATCCCTCTGATTTTACTCCGGTTTGTACTACCGAATTAGGAACAGTTGCCAATTATCTTCCGGAATTTACCAAAAGAAATACAAAAGTTATCGCACTGAGCGTTGATGGTTTAGAGTCTCATTTAGAGTGGATCAAAGACATCAACGAAACCCAGAATACAACGGTTAATTTTCCAATAATTGCCGACGAAGATAAAAGAATCGCTACTTTATACGATATGCTGCATCCTAATGCAAGCGATAAATTCACCGTACGCTCTGTATTTGTAATTGGTGCCGATAAAAAGATAAAATTAACGTTGACGTATCCGGCTTCAACAGGAAGAAATTTTGATGAATTGCTTCGTGTCATTGACAGTCTGCAATTAACAGCCAATTATAGTGTGGCAACTCCTGCCAACTGGAAAGACGGAGAAGACGTTGTGATTACACCGGCAGTTCCGGATAGTGATATTCCTGCGAAATTCCCAAAAGGATATACTCCAATAAAACCTTATTTGCGTATAACTCCGCAGCCTAATAAGTAA
- a CDS encoding AEC family transporter gives MNNFIQIFLFLALGLLLQHIKQFPTHIYKVLNKVVLYVCLPAITLYHIPKIKWSNELLFPILSGWISFLLAFVFFHFLGRRLGWSNRLIGCLILTAGLSNSSFLGYPIIEALFGKKGLETAILVDQPGTFVVVSTLGVFVAAFYSKGSADSFSIFKKIILFPPFVTFVTACLLNVFEYDLDVNIQSVMLKVGSLVTPLALLSVGLQLTFDRKSQHWQFLRLGLFFRLIVVPFVILVLYVFIFKQHSEAIQITIMEMAMPPMITGAILASTYGLKPKLSSMMIGFGIPISFVTLAVWYCIVRFI, from the coding sequence ATGAACAACTTTATTCAAATATTTCTATTTCTCGCTTTGGGCTTGCTTTTGCAGCATATAAAGCAATTTCCAACTCATATTTATAAGGTTCTAAATAAGGTAGTGCTTTATGTGTGTCTGCCCGCAATTACGTTGTACCATATTCCAAAAATAAAATGGAGCAATGAATTACTGTTTCCGATACTCTCGGGCTGGATTAGTTTTTTACTGGCTTTTGTATTTTTTCACTTTCTGGGCAGAAGATTGGGCTGGTCCAACAGATTAATCGGCTGTTTGATTTTAACTGCCGGATTAAGTAATTCTTCTTTTTTGGGATACCCCATTATTGAGGCTCTGTTTGGGAAAAAAGGTTTAGAAACGGCAATTCTTGTCGATCAGCCGGGGACTTTTGTGGTGGTTTCGACGCTGGGAGTTTTTGTAGCCGCCTTTTATTCTAAAGGCAGTGCGGATTCTTTTAGTATTTTCAAAAAAATAATTTTATTCCCTCCGTTTGTTACTTTTGTTACAGCCTGCCTGTTGAATGTCTTCGAGTACGATTTAGATGTAAATATTCAGTCTGTTATGTTGAAAGTGGGAAGTTTGGTAACTCCTTTGGCTTTACTTTCGGTGGGATTACAACTTACTTTTGACCGAAAAAGCCAGCATTGGCAATTTCTGCGCCTTGGACTTTTCTTCCGGCTTATAGTAGTTCCGTTTGTTATTTTGGTTTTGTATGTTTTTATTTTCAAACAACATTCTGAAGCCATTCAAATAACCATTATGGAAATGGCAATGCCTCCCATGATTACGGGTGCAATCTTAGCTTCGACCTATGGATTAAAGCCAAAATTGAGCAGTATGATGATTGGTTTCGGAATCCCAATTTCGTTTGTAACCCTTGCAGTCTGGTATTGTATAGTGCGTTTTATTTAG
- a CDS encoding Crp/Fnr family transcriptional regulator: MQLIRDNFERMTKLTDAEWHTFSSKLVRQEFPKKTPVLETGTVENYLSFVEKGLVRYYIPGEDHDLTFTFVFDGEFTSGYDSFITRLPVHYTIETLSETVLWRISYEDLQEVYAETKIGNTIGRIASEGLFLKKAKRELSLLNDSAEQRYLNLFTEQPQLIQRIPQKYLASYIGITPQALSRIRKRIS; the protein is encoded by the coding sequence ATGCAGCTAATACGAGACAATTTTGAGCGAATGACCAAGCTTACGGATGCCGAATGGCATACTTTTTCATCCAAACTTGTACGTCAGGAATTTCCAAAGAAAACGCCAGTACTTGAAACGGGTACAGTCGAAAATTACCTCTCATTTGTAGAAAAAGGTCTGGTGAGATATTACATCCCCGGTGAAGACCATGATCTTACTTTTACCTTTGTATTTGATGGTGAATTTACAAGCGGTTACGATTCCTTTATCACCAGATTACCGGTACATTATACCATTGAAACGCTTTCAGAAACGGTGCTTTGGCGCATATCTTATGAAGATCTTCAGGAGGTGTATGCCGAAACTAAAATTGGCAATACTATTGGACGCATTGCAAGCGAAGGACTGTTTCTTAAAAAAGCAAAAAGAGAACTTTCACTGCTTAACGACTCTGCTGAGCAGCGTTATCTTAATCTTTTTACCGAGCAGCCACAGCTCATACAAAGGATTCCTCAAAAATACCTTGCCTCTTATATTGGCATCACTCCACAGGCATTGAGCAGAATACGTAAACGAATTTCTTAA